One window of Gloeothece citriformis PCC 7424 genomic DNA carries:
- the accA gene encoding acetyl-CoA carboxylase carboxyl transferase subunit alpha has product MSKSERRIFLLDFEKPLYELQTRIDQIRQLAEENDVDVSEQISLLEAKADKLRQEIFSALTPAQRLQLARHPRRPSTLDYIQAITDEWFELHGDRGGYDDPALVGGIARLNGRPVVILGHQKGRDTKDNVARNFGMPAPGGYRKALRLMEHANHFNLPILTFIDTPGAWAGVEAEKLGQGEAIAYNLRQMFSFDVPIICTVIGEGGSGGALGIGVGDRLLMLEHSVYTVATPEACAAILWKDAKKAEQAAVALKITAPDLKNLGIIDEIVPEPSGAAHADPIEAATLLKQALIENLETLSLMSPQQRQELRYQKFRHIGVFQEVYANV; this is encoded by the coding sequence ATGTCTAAATCTGAACGCCGGATTTTTTTGCTTGACTTTGAAAAACCTTTATATGAACTCCAAACCCGCATCGATCAAATTCGACAACTGGCGGAAGAAAATGATGTAGATGTCTCTGAGCAAATTTCTTTACTCGAAGCGAAAGCGGATAAACTCCGTCAGGAAATATTTAGCGCGTTAACTCCGGCTCAACGTCTACAATTAGCCCGTCATCCCCGTCGCCCTTCAACTCTCGATTATATTCAAGCCATTACTGATGAATGGTTTGAACTTCACGGCGATCGCGGAGGTTATGATGATCCGGCCTTGGTGGGGGGTATTGCTCGTTTAAATGGTCGTCCGGTGGTCATTTTAGGGCATCAAAAAGGACGAGATACTAAAGATAATGTGGCTCGGAATTTTGGAATGCCGGCTCCGGGTGGCTATCGTAAGGCACTCCGGCTGATGGAACACGCTAATCATTTTAATTTGCCGATTTTAACTTTTATTGATACTCCGGGCGCTTGGGCAGGTGTCGAGGCAGAAAAATTAGGACAAGGGGAAGCGATCGCCTATAATTTACGTCAAATGTTTAGTTTTGATGTGCCGATTATTTGTACTGTCATTGGAGAAGGAGGATCAGGCGGCGCTTTGGGTATTGGAGTAGGCGATCGATTATTAATGTTAGAACATTCTGTTTATACGGTTGCTACTCCGGAAGCTTGTGCGGCGATTTTGTGGAAAGATGCTAAAAAAGCAGAACAAGCCGCAGTTGCTCTCAAAATTACTGCTCCTGATCTCAAAAATTTGGGGATTATTGATGAAATTGTACCAGAACCTTCTGGGGCGGCTCACGCTGATCCCATAGAAGCGGCGACGTTGCTTAAACAGGCTTTAATTGAAAATTTGGAAACTTTGTCTTTGATGAGTCCTCAACAACGTCAGGAATTAAGATATCAAAAATTCCGCCATATTGGTGTTTTTCAAGAGGTTTATGCTAATGTTTGA